Proteins encoded within one genomic window of Etheostoma cragini isolate CJK2018 chromosome 21, CSU_Ecrag_1.0, whole genome shotgun sequence:
- the aldoab gene encoding aldolase a, fructose-bisphosphate, b, which translates to MPHAYPFLTPEQKKELSDIAQKIVATGKGILAADESTGSVAKRFQSINAENTEENRRLYRQLLFTADDRINPCIGGVILFHETMYQKTDDGKPFTQYLKERNMVVGIKVDKGVVPLAGTNGETTTQGLDGLYERCAQYKKDGADFAKWRCVLKITPTTPSRLAIVENANVLARYASICQMHGIVPIVEPEILPDGDHDLKRCQYVTEKVLAAVYKALSDHHVYLEGTLLKPNMVTPGHSSSHKYNNQEIAMATVTALRRTVPPAVPGITFLSGGQSEEEASVNLNAMNQCPLHRPWALTFSYGRALQASALKAWGGKKENGKACQEEFIKRALANHQACQGKYSPSGASTAGGESLFVANHAY; encoded by the exons ATGCCTCACGCATACCCTTTCCTCACTCCTGAGCAGAAGAAGGAGCTCAGCGATATTGCTCAGAAGATTGTCGCTACAGGCAAGGGAATCCTTGCCGCAGACGAGTCCACAG GCAGTGTGGCTAAGCGCTTCCAGAGCATCAATGCTGAGAACACTGAGGAGAACAGGAGGCTGTACCGCCAGCTCCTCTTCACCGCTGATGACCGCATCAACCCCTGCATTGGTGGCGTCATCCTCTTCCACGAGACCATGTACCAGAAGACCGACGATGGCAAGCCCTTCACCCAGTAccttaaagaaagaaacatggtGGTGGGCATCAAGGTCGACAAAGGTGTTGTTCCCTTGGCCGGAACCAACGGCGAGACAACCACCCAGG GTCTCGATGGACTGTATGAGCGCTGCGCCCAGTACAAGAAAGATGGCGCTGACTTTGCCAAGTGGCGCTGTGTGCTGAAGATCACCCCCACCACTCCCTCAAGACTGGCCATCGTTGAAAACGCCAATGTCCTGGCCCGCTATGCCAGCATCTGCCAGATG CACGGCATCGTCCCCATTGTCGAGCCTGAGATTCTCCCTGATGGTGACCATGACCTGAAGCGCTGCCAGTATGTTACTGAGAAGGTCCTGGCTGCCGTCTACAAGGCCCTGTCCGACCACCACGTTTACCTGGAGGGCACCTTGCTCAAGCCCAACATGGTCACTCCCGGACACTCCAGCTCACACAAGTACAACAACCAGGAGATTGCCATGGCGACTGTTACTGCGCTGCGCCGCACCGTGCCCCCTGCAGTCCCTG GCATCACCTTCTTGTCTGGTGGCCAAAGTGAGGAGGAGGCCTCCGTCAACCTGAACGCCATGAACCAGTGCCCTTTGCACAGGCCCTGGGCCCTGACCTTCTCATACGGCCGTGCCCTGCAGGCCTCTGCCCTCAAAGCCTGGGGCGGCAAGAAGGAGAATGGAAAAGCATGCCAGGAGGAGTTCATCAAGAGAGCTCTG gcTAACCACCAGGCCTGCCAGGGCAAATATTCTCCCTCTGGCGCCAGCACTGCAGGCGGAGAGTCACTGTTTGTGGCCAACCACGCTTATTAA
- the LOC117937275 gene encoding integrin alpha-X-like, producing MDWIITTTIFSSVLQAALCFNIDPVGWKVLTNPAAGFGYQVVQRQSDLLVSAPLAQFSEKGRGQIYKCSTESCNELLVPLPDFAVNSSLGLTMTSDPSAQNTLACGPTIPKDCKSITMYSGICLQIDSSNSIVNSMPSSNKECRSADIAFLLDGSGSVSRLDFNTMKTFVKDLVRSLLSLDTKFAVAQFSSIPNVHFYFDDFFSGTGSWEDKVDRISQQGGTTYTAAAIKYVVEQIFIPTKGSRSNVKKVLIVITDGASHDRDQLRSAADLAEKQQIVRFAIGVGGAFRDPDAKNELNTIASFPKENQVFQVENFAALEKIRESLQAKLFAIEGSQSGESLKMEMAQEGFSAVFLPQGFQMGIVGANEWMGGYLPFTSRGQALRPFTPLIANASYLGYSMAVANTLQGPLTIIGAPRHQHRGAVMVVFQNINQKTIDPFPWQYQSGEYFGAVVCAMDVDRNSYTDLILISAPMFIDTDREGRVYVCSLSFLNVECHLDDSPSILRGDASQKGRFGSSLAVLPDLNTDGFSELAVGAPLENGGQGSIYIFHGEAGGRINSAYSQRIAGSEVRSGLKFFGMSISQSSFDHSSDNLPDLAVGSKGAVVLLRSKPIVMVEATVSFSPNQISTQNSDCTKALETTADICFTMTRHSSLQQAKAMINYTLTLDANRKNSRAYIVVKQREVTGTVSLHLQKPECAKVKFFVEACPEDALNVLSNVLRFTFDGLPSDQNLRPSLALQAQTASFHPLGFEINCGTDNKCVDDLKVDFNFTRASEVKVGIDELLDVTVSVDNSEENSYNSHVILTYPVGLSYRKFAILQGRIECNSLDSEDGLTRGKTDCTVDKPIFKSNTKAFFIVSYGIPTNSKLDRTIYVTANATSGNQEHSSSSVLYKKKEIDVKYSIFATIESSLSYTNFSFGKNNLQKPFQQSIVVTNDIRAVNFTVVIKVPLKLGDKDIWVDSSNLRIPDCQRDKDEEPKQTDFVAMVQKTKVVDCSVARCSVFKCSRFMGRLESKIYQISANISSGWIEQIGLRKAKFVLTSTGSLEYDRTQFIFFSIGSNNNTLVKKIGAEVEVYPEPNFTKEIVGGSLGGLALLALLTAGLYKAGFFKSKYKEMINNDEADPEADGDPSTPVE from the exons ATGGACTGGATTATTACTACAACAATATTCTCGTCAG TGTTACAAGCTgcactttgttttaatattgatCCTGTGGGTTGGAAGGTCCTGACTAACCCTGCTGCAGGTTTTGGATACCAGGTGGTGCAGAGACAATCAGA CTTGCTGGTCAGTGCTCCTCTTGCACAGTTTTCAGAAAAAGGACGGGGGCAAATTTATAAATGCTCCACCGAATCCTGCAATGAACTATTAGTTCCAT TGCCAGACTTTGCAGTCAACTCGTCTCTTGGTTTGACAATGACAAGTGATCCCTCTGCACAAAACACTTTG GCATGTGGTCCAACCATCCCGAAGGACTGCAAAAGTATCACCATGTACAGCGGGATATGCTTGCAGATAGACAGTTCTAACAGCATTGTAAACTCTATGCCTTCTTCTAATAAAG AGTGCCGATCAGCTGACATAGCATTTCTGTTGGATGGTTCTGGCAGTGTATCCAGGCTGGATTTTAACACAATGAAGACTTTTGTGAAAGATCTGGTCCGCTCACTCCTGTCGCTAGACACAAAG TTTGCTGTTGCCCAGTTCTCCAGCATACCCAATGTCCATTTTTACTTTGATGATTTTTTCTCTGGAACTGGATCATGGGAAGATAAAGTTGATCGCATTAGTCAACAAGGGGGAACAACTtacacagctgcagccatcaaATATGTAGT AGAACAGATTTTCATACCAACAAAGGGTTCCAGGTCAAATGTGAAGAAGGTCTTGATAGTCATTACCGATGGAGCATCACACGACAGGGATCAATTGAGATCTGCTGCAGACTTAGCTGAGAAGCAACAAATTGTTCGATTTGCAATTGGA GTGGGGGGTGCATTTAGGGATCCGGATGCAAAAAATGAACTCAACACCATTGCATCGTTTCCCAAAGAAAATCAAGTGTTTCAAGTGGAGAACTTTGCAGCACTTGAAAAAATAAGGGAGAGCTTACAGGCCAAGCTCTTTGCTATTGAAG GATCGCAAAGTGGAGAGTCACTTAAAATGGAAATGGCTCAAGAGGGATTCAGTGCAGTTTTTTTGCCTCAG GGATTTCAGATGGGCATTGTCGGTGCTAATGAGTGGATGGGAGGCTACCTGCCATTTACAAGCAGAGGCCAAGCGTTGAGACCCTTTACGCCTCTTATAGCTAATGCCAGTTATCTGG GTTACTCCATGGCAGTCGCAAATACGCTCCAAGGCCCATTGACAATTATTGGCGCTCCAAGACATCAACACCGAGGAGCTGTGATGGTagtttttcaaaacataaatcaGAAAACGATTGATCCCTTTCCATGGCAG TATCAGAGCGGTGAATATTTCGGAGCTGTTGTTTGTGCGATGGACGTGGATCGCAACAGCTACACTGACCTGATCCTTATATCCGCCCCGATGTTTATCGACACTGACAGAGAAGGAAGAGTTTACGTTTGCAGCTTAAGTTTTTTG AACGTTGAGTGTCACTTAGATGATTCTCCGTCAATATTAAGAGGAGATGCATCTCAAAAAGGAAGGTTTGGGTCTTCTCTTGCTGTTCTGCCTGATCTGAACACGGATGGTTTCAGTGAGCTGGCGGTTGGAGCGCCGTTGGAGAATGGCGGCCAAGGCAGCATCTACATATTCCACGGCGAAGCAGGAGGAAGAATCAATTCTGCTTACTCACAG AGAATTGCTGGCTCTGAAGTCCGGTCAGGACTAAAGTTCTTTGGCATGTCGATCAGTCAGTCATCTTTTGACCATAGCAGTGACAATCTGCCTGACTTAGCTGTTGGTTCAAAGGGTGCTGTTGTCCTACTCAG ATCAAAGCCTATAGTAATGGTAGAAGCTACGGTGTCATTCAGCCCAAACCAAATTTCTACTCAAAACTCAGACTGCACAAAAGCTTTGGAGACCACAGCTGATATCTGCTTTACTATGACCAGACACTCCTCTTTGCAACAAG CTAAAGCAATGATTAACTATACATTGACTCTGGATGCCAACCGCAAAAACAGCCGAGCTTACATTGTTGTGAAACAACGAGAGGTGACTGGCACAGTCAGTCTTCATTTACAAAAGCCTGAATGCGCCAAGGTGAAATTCTTTGTTGAG GCCTGTCCAGAAGATGCCCTCAATGTACTTTCCAATGTACTCAGATTCACCTTTGACGGCTTGCCTTCCGACCAAAATCTCCGTCCGAGTCTCGCCCTGCAGGCGCAGACAGCAAGCTTTCATCCT TTAGGATTTGAAATTAACTGCGGCACGGACAACAAGTGTGTAGATGACCTGAAAGTGGATTTCAACTTTACCAG AGCCTCAGAAGTTAAAGTGGGCATTGATGAATTGCTGGATGTCACCGTCTCGGTGGATAACAGCGAGGAAAACTCCTACAACAGTCATGTTATTCTCACATACCCAGTTGGCCTCTCCTATAGGAAGTTTGCAATTCTGCAG GGAAGAATTGAGTGCAACTCCTTGGACAGTGAAGATGGCTTAACACGAGGAAAGACAGACTGCACTGTTGACAAGCCTATTTTTAAGAGCAATACtaag GCTTTCTTCATTGTCTCCTATGGGATCCCCACCAATAGTAAACTTGACAGGACGATTTATGTCACTGCCAATGCTACCAG TGGGAATCAGGAGCACTCTAGTTCAAGCGTGCtctacaaaaagaaagagattgaTGTGAAGTATAGCATTTTTGCCACAATTGAAAg TTCCCTCAGCTACACCAATTTCTCTTTCGGAAAGAATAATTTGCAGAAACCATTTCAACAATCAATTGTG GTAACAAATGATATCAGAGCAGTAAATTTCACTGTGGTGATAAAGGTGCCATTGAAGCTCGGTGATAAAGACATCTGGGTGGATTCAAGCAATTTGCGG ATTCCAGACTGCCAACGAGACAAAGATGAAGAACCTAAACAAACAGATTTTGTTGCTATGGTACAGAAAACTAAGGTAGTG GACTGCTCTGTAGCCAGGTGCAGTGTGTTCAAGTGTAGTAGGTTCATGGGAAGACTAGAGAGTAAAATATACCAAATCTCGGCCAACATCAGTTCTGGATGGATAGAGCAG ATTGGACTTCGTAAAGCCAAATTCGTCCTGACCAGCACAGGCAGTCTGGAGTATGACAGAACCCAGTTCATCTTCTTTTCAATAGGGTCTAATAACAACACTCTGGttaaaaag ATTGGAGCAGAGGTCGAAGTATATCCTGAACCAAACTTCACTAAAGAGATTGTCGGAGGATCCCTGGGAGGCTTGGCTCTACTGGCTTTACTCACCGCTGGCCTGTACAAG